CAGGAGAAAGTGCGCGAGGCACTGAAGAAAAATCTGGCCGACCTGATCACCGAAGAAAGCATCATCATGTCAGATGGAAAGCAGATTCTCAAAGTCCCCATCCGTTCTCTGGATGAGTACCGTTTTCGCTTCAACTACAACAAACAGCCGCATGGCGGGCAGGGCGACGGAACGTCGAAGGAGGGTGACGTCCTCGGGCGTGACGGCGATCTGAAACCCGGTCCCGGCCAGGGAGAAGGCGCCGGCGACCAGCCGGGCATCGATTACTATGAAGCGGAAGTGACGGTCGAAGAGTTGCAAACCATTTTGTTCGAAAATATGGAACTGCCCAATCTGAAACAAAAATTGCAGGATGAAATCACCGTGACCGACATCCGGTTTAACGACATCCGCAAAAAAGGGCTGACCGGCAACATCGACAAAAAGCGGACGATCATGGAAACCCTCAAGCGCAACGCCCTGCAGGGGCAGCCCGGCATCCACAAAATCAGCCCGGACGACCTGCGGTACAAAACCTGGGAGGAAATTCGCGTGCCCCGCAGCAACGCGGTCGTACTGGCGATGATGGACACGTCCGGTTCGATGGGAACGTTCGAAAAATATATCGCCCGCAGCTTCTTTTTCTGGATGGTGCGGTTTTTGCGCAGCAAATACGAGCACGTCGACATCCAGTTTATCGCTCACCATACGGAAGCGAAGATTGTTACGGAAGACGAGTTTTTCACCAAAGGGGAAAGCGGCGGCACGATCTGTTCCTCCGCCTACCAGTTGGCGCTCGATCTGGTGCAAAACAGGTATCATCCCGATCGTTATAACGTCTACCCGTTTCATTTCTCAGATGGTGACAACCTGACTTCCGACAATGAAAAATGCGTCCGCCTCATCCGGCAACTCTGTTCGATATGCAACCTTTTCGGCTATGGGGAAGTGAATCATTATAACTAACAATGCTGTAATCAAAACCGCAAATACACTTCCAAATCGAACCGATCGACATCTTTCCATTCCTGCGGCCGGACATAAATGACCTTTTCCACGATCTCTTTCAGCAGGTCGTTTTTTTCTTTGGCCGTTTCTGCTTTCTCGTAGGCTTCCAACACCCGTGTCATTTTCGGAACGATCTGTTCCTGCCGCTGTTCCTGCTCTCTCAGATAGGCCAGTTCTTCGTTGGCCTTCTCCAGTTCATCCTGCGCCTGCTCCAACCGGTCGCTGACGATCCGGTTACGTTCCAGAAACGTATCCACATCGTATATCCCCCGTTCCAGGAGATCGTGCAGGTTGTTCCTCTGTTTCTGCAGTTCTTCGATGCTGCCCAGCAACCCCTCGATCTTTCGTTCCGTCAGCTCGAGCAGGGCGTATCGTTTTCGCGGCTTGGCGACGTTCATCTGCTCGTCCGCCTGAAATCCGGATAGCATGTCACGCAAGATCTGGATTAGGCGTTCCTCCACGATCTCAAAGCGCGCCCCGCGGGTGGTGCAGCCGTAAGTTCCGCACATAAGACGATTATACGGCCGGTTGTATGTTGGGAGCCGCCGCATGGCGTGCCCGCATTCGCTACAGAAAACAAGAGTTGCCAGAGGATTGGACAACTCCTTTTCCTTCGGCACGCGGGGCTGCTTCTTTTTGGCGAGTTCCCGTACCTGTTGAAACGTCTCCTCGTCCACCAGCGGCTCATGAGCATGCTCTTTCACGATCCATGCGTCCCGACTGACTCTAGTCCTGGTGTAACCGCCGCCAGAAGGGTCTTTACGGTAGCTCACGCGCCCCCACACGATATGTCCGAGGTAAACTGGGTTCTTGAGGATCTCACTGATGGTTGACAGATCCCACCGGCTTTTCCCCGCCGGCGAGGGAATGCCAAGATCGGTGAGTTTGTTTGCGATCGCTTTCCGGCCCTCACCCTTCAGCGCCATGTCAAAGATCATTTTTACCACCGGTGCCGATTCAGGATCCGGGTACAGTTTTAGGTTCTCGTCGCGCAGGTACCCATAGGGCGGCTTTTTGGAAATGCTCCGGCCTTCCGCCGCGCTCTGTCGGCGGCCACGCTGCAGGCGGCGGGTAATGATCTTCAGTTCCCGGCGTGCCATGAAAGCCTCAAATTCGGACCATTCCTCGTCCATTTCATCCTGCAGGTCATATACCTTTCGCGGGGTGATTATGAGCGTCCTGGAGGCTTTGAACGCGTCCTGGATGAGTCCCTGATCGACCAGGTTACCGCGGCCCAAACGGTCGATATCCATGCAGAGTACGGCGTTGTATCTGCCCTCCTGCACGGCGTGAAGAAGCCGTTGCATCTCCGGTCGGTCGATGATCCGCTCGCCGCTCACGATCTCCTCGTAGACGTCTGTTATGGTGTAGCGGTACTTCTTGGCCAGTTC
This portion of the Effusibacillus pohliae DSM 22757 genome encodes:
- the yhbH gene encoding sporulation protein YhbH; the encoded protein is MTRPNFTLSREDWSLHRKGHQDQLRHQEKVREALKKNLADLITEESIIMSDGKQILKVPIRSLDEYRFRFNYNKQPHGGQGDGTSKEGDVLGRDGDLKPGPGQGEGAGDQPGIDYYEAEVTVEELQTILFENMELPNLKQKLQDEITVTDIRFNDIRKKGLTGNIDKKRTIMETLKRNALQGQPGIHKISPDDLRYKTWEEIRVPRSNAVVLAMMDTSGSMGTFEKYIARSFFFWMVRFLRSKYEHVDIQFIAHHTEAKIVTEDEFFTKGESGGTICSSAYQLALDLVQNRYHPDRYNVYPFHFSDGDNLTSDNEKCVRLIRQLCSICNLFGYGEVNHYN
- a CDS encoding recombinase family protein; protein product: MSYPTDLTHVAVYLRKSRADIEAEARGEGETLSKHRRALFELAKKYRYTITDVYEEIVSGERIIDRPEMQRLLHAVQEGRYNAVLCMDIDRLGRGNLVDQGLIQDAFKASRTLIITPRKVYDLQDEMDEEWSEFEAFMARRELKIITRRLQRGRRQSAAEGRSISKKPPYGYLRDENLKLYPDPESAPVVKMIFDMALKGEGRKAIANKLTDLGIPSPAGKSRWDLSTISEILKNPVYLGHIVWGRVSYRKDPSGGGYTRTRVSRDAWIVKEHAHEPLVDEETFQQVRELAKKKQPRVPKEKELSNPLATLVFCSECGHAMRRLPTYNRPYNRLMCGTYGCTTRGARFEIVEERLIQILRDMLSGFQADEQMNVAKPRKRYALLELTERKIEGLLGSIEELQKQRNNLHDLLERGIYDVDTFLERNRIVSDRLEQAQDELEKANEELAYLREQEQRQEQIVPKMTRVLEAYEKAETAKEKNDLLKEIVEKVIYVRPQEWKDVDRFDLEVYLRF